A genomic region of Mesobacillus jeotgali contains the following coding sequences:
- a CDS encoding aminotransferase yhxA: MGKTKKVIASISATALMMGLAGCNNNPQAIPDRDWEPDVSGDEEQDWKSEQDQDIPPVPEGTDCTDWEWDNEDGVWECDDNNSPYFGHYFFAGMFFANRSLLYKSNDYMKYKNSSSFKGARLDSNYKNTSPKGSSGFGSGSRSTTGG; encoded by the coding sequence ATGGGCAAAACAAAAAAGGTGATCGCGAGTATTTCTGCTACGGCTTTGATGATGGGGCTCGCTGGCTGCAATAACAACCCACAGGCCATTCCGGACAGGGATTGGGAACCGGATGTATCTGGCGATGAAGAGCAGGATTGGAAATCTGAGCAGGACCAGGATATCCCTCCCGTACCAGAAGGGACCGATTGTACAGACTGGGAATGGGACAACGAAGACGGTGTCTGGGAATGTGATGATAATAACTCTCCATATTTTGGGCATTACTTTTTCGCTGGTATGTTCTTTGCGAACCGATCATTACTCTATAAGAGCAATGACTATATGAAGTATAAGAACAGTTCATCATTCAAAGGAGCAAGACTGGACAGCAATTATAAAAATACTTCGCCAAAGGGCAGTTCAGGATTCGGCAGCGGGTCAAGAAGCACTACTGGCGGTTAA